A stretch of Rhizobium sp. TH2 DNA encodes these proteins:
- the rnhA gene encoding ribonuclease HI has product MKHVDIFTDGACSGNPGPGGWGAILRYGETEKELSGGEAMTTNNRMELMAAISALQALKTPCEIDLYTDSAYVKDGISKWIHGWKKNGWKTADKKPVKNAELWQAFDEARNRHKVNLHWIKGHAGHPENERADELARMAMAPFKKKSKAVAPVDKTA; this is encoded by the coding sequence ATGAAACATGTCGATATCTTCACCGATGGCGCGTGCTCCGGCAATCCCGGTCCCGGCGGCTGGGGCGCCATCCTGCGCTATGGCGAGACCGAGAAGGAACTCTCGGGCGGCGAGGCGATGACCACCAACAACCGCATGGAACTGATGGCGGCGATCTCGGCTTTGCAGGCGCTGAAAACCCCTTGCGAGATCGATCTCTACACCGACAGCGCCTATGTCAAGGACGGCATTTCCAAGTGGATCCACGGCTGGAAGAAGAACGGCTGGAAGACCGCCGACAAGAAGCCCGTCAAGAATGCCGAACTCTGGCAGGCCTTCGACGAGGCGCGCAACCGGCACAAGGTCAACCTGCACTGGATCAAGGGCCATGCCGGCCATCCGGAGAACGAGCGCGCCGATGAACTGGCGCGGATGGCCATGGCACCGTTCAAGAAGAAGTCGAAGGCGGTAGCGCCTGTCGATAAGACCGCCTGA